One region of Glutamicibacter sp. B1 genomic DNA includes:
- a CDS encoding nucleobase:cation symporter-2 family protein: MSAISARPEDERLSPGRTVAYGFQHVLTMYGGIIAPPLVMGNAAGMDTAQVGVLVACCLFIGGLATILQTLGIPFFGAQLPLVQGTSFSGVATMIAILNADGGMPAVFGAVLAAGAIGIVIAPFFAKLLRFFPPVVTGVVITIIGVSLFPVTADWAMGGSAAGENYGSMKNIALAAITLVILLALSKSGVPALSRLSILLSIALGTLVAVFMGMADFSQVLTGEIFAVPTPFAFGLPIFNLSAIISMLIVILVTYTETTADMLAVAEVTGSKVDSRRIANGLRADMLSSTVAPVFNTFTQSAFAQNVGLVAITGVKSRFVVAAGGGILVILGLLPVLGRVIASIPQPVLGGAGVVLFGSVAAAGIRTLAKAKDDNFNMLIIATSLAFGCIPMVKPDFYAAFPNWVGTIFQSSISSATIMAVLLNIIFNELSWGQKKISQRTIYKYQLDALSDGDHLIDGKLYDHQGLEVQIIAEQPGQAGDRPMPQG, translated from the coding sequence ATGAGTGCCATCAGTGCAAGACCCGAAGACGAACGCTTAAGCCCTGGCCGCACCGTGGCCTACGGCTTCCAACACGTGCTGACCATGTACGGCGGAATCATCGCCCCACCCCTGGTGATGGGCAACGCCGCCGGTATGGATACCGCCCAGGTCGGCGTGCTGGTGGCCTGCTGCCTGTTTATCGGCGGGCTGGCCACCATCCTGCAGACCCTAGGCATTCCGTTTTTTGGCGCCCAGCTTCCCCTGGTTCAGGGCACCTCCTTCTCCGGGGTCGCCACCATGATCGCGATCCTCAACGCCGACGGTGGTATGCCGGCGGTCTTTGGCGCGGTGCTCGCCGCGGGAGCGATCGGCATTGTGATCGCCCCATTCTTCGCGAAACTCCTGCGCTTCTTCCCGCCGGTGGTCACCGGCGTGGTCATCACCATCATCGGTGTCTCACTCTTCCCGGTCACCGCTGACTGGGCCATGGGCGGCTCGGCGGCCGGCGAAAACTACGGTTCGATGAAAAACATCGCGCTAGCGGCGATCACCTTGGTGATCCTGCTGGCCCTGTCCAAATCCGGGGTCCCCGCGCTTTCGCGCCTCTCAATCCTGCTCTCCATCGCCCTAGGCACGCTGGTCGCGGTCTTCATGGGCATGGCCGATTTCTCTCAGGTGCTTACCGGTGAAATTTTCGCGGTGCCGACCCCCTTCGCTTTTGGGCTGCCGATCTTTAACCTCAGCGCCATCATTTCGATGCTGATCGTCATCCTGGTGACCTACACCGAAACCACCGCTGACATGCTCGCGGTCGCCGAAGTCACCGGTTCAAAGGTGGATTCGCGCCGCATCGCCAACGGCTTGCGCGCCGACATGCTCTCCTCCACGGTCGCCCCAGTCTTCAACACTTTCACCCAGTCCGCCTTCGCGCAAAATGTCGGACTCGTCGCGATCACCGGAGTCAAGAGCCGCTTCGTGGTGGCCGCCGGCGGTGGAATCCTGGTCATCTTGGGCCTACTTCCGGTCCTCGGCCGAGTCATCGCCTCCATCCCGCAGCCGGTGCTCGGTGGCGCAGGCGTGGTGCTCTTCGGTTCGGTGGCCGCTGCCGGAATCCGCACCCTGGCCAAGGCCAAGGACGACAACTTCAATATGCTCATCATCGCGACCTCGCTGGCCTTTGGTTGTATCCCGATGGTCAAGCCTGACTTCTACGCGGCCTTCCCTAACTGGGTCGGCACCATCTTCCAATCGAGCATTTCCTCGGCGACGATCATGGCCGTTCTGCTGAACATCATCTTCAACGAGCTATCTTGGGGCCAGAAGAAAATCTCCCAGCGCACCATCTACAAGTACCAGCTCGACGCTTTGTCCGACGGCGATCACCTGATCGATGGCAAGCTCTACGATCACCAGGGTCTGGAAGTGCAAATCATCGCCGAGCAACCCGGTCAAGCCGGCGATCGGCCCATGCCTCAAGGCTGA
- a CDS encoding FdhF/YdeP family oxidoreductase, with amino-acid sequence MHRSAPKKDINEDELKVSEPAHAAAGLKAVMVSMERGFSQAGPSRTLRSMLRVNQHGGFDCPGCAWPESITERRKPAEFCENGAKAIAEEASARTVTPEWFAQHPIDVLKDKTEYWLGSQGRITTPMIIHEGESHYQPISWADAFSTIAQHVHASTPEKCVFYTSGRTANETAFMYQLLARSLGTNNLPDCSNMCHESSGSALNPTIGIGKGTVSLEDFEHTELIFVVGQNPGTNHPRMLSALSDARKRGARIVAVNPLPEAGFFGFKDPQTVGGMLGKAEPVASDFLQIKVGGDLALFQAFGHLLLEEEAKNPGSVVDHEFINQVTDGFDAYRQARATLDWEATEEATGLGRAQIIEIAQLLIKSKATIICWALGLTQQPHSVPTLKEIINLLLLQGNFGKPGAGACPVRGHSNVQGDRTMGIWEKPTEKLLASIDKEFGISSPRAHGYDSTETLHAFEKDEVDVFVSMGGNFALANSDTEALEAGMQRAKLTVHVSTKPNRSHVVHGKTSLILPTLGRTDKDDKHPGGPQFLSVEDSMSVIKSTRGRLTPVSDHLLAEPVIVARMAQAILGEDHPIDWRAMAEDYDVIRDHIEKVLPGFDDFNRRVRDKNGFVLPNPPRDTRSFATDIGKGRFTVSEFESLHAPEGHLILQTMRSHDQYNTTFYGLDDRYRGIKDGRRVILINPEDLEATGFKDRDLVDVISTFTGTERRANRFRLVSYPTAKGCVAAYYPEANALVHRDLVARESNTPGFKAMMVRFVEHTQQPGATLDS; translated from the coding sequence TTGCATCGTTCGGCACCTAAAAAGGACATCAACGAAGATGAACTGAAGGTCAGCGAGCCAGCCCATGCTGCCGCCGGGCTTAAAGCAGTCATGGTTTCCATGGAACGTGGCTTCAGCCAGGCAGGACCGTCGCGCACCCTGCGCTCGATGCTCCGGGTCAACCAGCACGGCGGCTTCGACTGCCCGGGCTGCGCCTGGCCCGAGTCCATCACCGAGCGACGCAAGCCCGCCGAATTCTGCGAAAACGGTGCCAAGGCCATCGCCGAAGAAGCCAGTGCACGCACCGTCACCCCAGAATGGTTCGCCCAGCACCCCATCGACGTGCTCAAGGACAAAACCGAATACTGGTTGGGCTCCCAGGGCCGGATCACCACCCCGATGATCATCCACGAAGGTGAAAGTCACTACCAACCCATCAGCTGGGCCGACGCATTTTCGACGATCGCCCAGCACGTGCACGCCAGCACCCCGGAAAAATGCGTGTTCTACACCTCCGGGCGCACCGCCAATGAGACCGCGTTCATGTACCAGTTGCTCGCGCGCTCGCTGGGCACGAACAACCTGCCGGACTGCTCAAATATGTGCCACGAATCCTCGGGTTCGGCGCTGAACCCGACGATCGGCATCGGCAAGGGCACCGTCTCACTGGAAGACTTCGAACACACCGAGCTGATCTTCGTGGTCGGGCAAAACCCGGGCACCAACCACCCACGCATGCTCTCCGCCCTGTCCGACGCCCGCAAACGTGGCGCCCGCATTGTGGCGGTCAACCCGCTGCCCGAGGCCGGCTTCTTCGGCTTCAAGGACCCACAGACCGTGGGTGGCATGCTCGGCAAGGCCGAACCGGTAGCCAGCGACTTCCTGCAGATCAAGGTCGGCGGCGACCTCGCGCTCTTCCAAGCCTTCGGACACCTGTTGCTGGAAGAAGAGGCCAAAAACCCCGGCAGCGTGGTCGACCACGAATTCATCAACCAGGTCACCGACGGATTCGACGCCTACCGCCAGGCACGCGCAACCCTGGACTGGGAGGCCACCGAAGAAGCCACCGGGCTGGGCCGGGCGCAAATCATCGAGATCGCGCAACTACTGATCAAATCCAAAGCGACAATCATTTGCTGGGCGCTGGGCCTGACCCAGCAGCCGCACTCGGTGCCGACACTGAAAGAAATCATCAATCTGTTGCTGCTGCAGGGCAACTTCGGCAAGCCCGGCGCCGGGGCCTGCCCGGTGCGTGGCCACTCCAACGTCCAAGGCGATCGCACCATGGGCATCTGGGAAAAACCGACCGAAAAACTGCTCGCCTCGATCGACAAAGAATTTGGCATCAGCTCACCACGAGCCCACGGCTACGACTCCACCGAAACCCTGCACGCCTTCGAAAAGGACGAGGTTGACGTATTCGTTTCCATGGGCGGAAACTTCGCGCTGGCCAATTCGGACACCGAAGCGCTGGAAGCGGGCATGCAGCGCGCCAAGCTGACCGTGCACGTTTCTACCAAGCCGAACCGTTCGCATGTGGTGCATGGCAAGACCTCGCTGATCCTGCCCACCCTGGGTCGTACCGATAAGGATGACAAGCACCCGGGCGGCCCGCAGTTCCTCTCGGTGGAAGACTCCATGTCGGTGATCAAGTCCACCCGCGGGCGGCTGACCCCGGTCTCCGATCACCTGCTGGCCGAACCGGTGATCGTCGCCCGCATGGCCCAAGCGATCCTGGGCGAGGACCACCCGATTGACTGGCGCGCCATGGCCGAAGATTACGACGTGATCCGCGACCACATCGAAAAGGTGTTGCCCGGGTTCGACGATTTCAACCGGCGCGTGCGCGATAAGAACGGTTTTGTGCTGCCCAACCCGCCGCGTGATACCCGTTCCTTCGCCACCGACATTGGCAAGGGCCGCTTTACGGTCTCCGAGTTTGAGTCCCTGCATGCACCCGAAGGTCACCTGATCTTGCAGACCATGCGCAGCCACGACCAGTACAACACCACCTTCTATGGGCTCGATGACCGGTACCGCGGTATTAAGGACGGCCGCCGGGTCATCCTGATCAACCCCGAAGACCTGGAAGCCACCGGGTTTAAGGACCGCGACCTGGTGGATGTGATCTCCACCTTCACCGGCACCGAACGCCGCGCCAATCGTTTCCGGCTGGTTTCCTACCCGACCGCCAAGGGTTGCGTGGCCGCCTACTATCCGGAGGCCAACGCGCTGGTGCACCGCGATCTGGTGGCCCGCGAATCCAATACCCCGGGCTTTAAGGCAATGATGGTGCGCTTCGTCGAACATACTCAACAACCCGGCGCAACCTTGGACTCCTAA
- the fdhD gene encoding formate dehydrogenase accessory sulfurtransferase FdhD — protein MGRKIVRRRIIRATREGGWRVREEKLAGEEPLEIRFGHTSYTTSMRTPGDDFDMVAGFLVGEGVIRASEELLSLRYCAGTDEEGNQTFNVIEVQLGPGATPPDLAKSRNVVTSSACGICGTNSIDEVRKKAGFALDAQTGMIELATLLDLPDTLRESQKLFSATGGVHAAGLFSTSGELLILREDVGRHNAVDKVIGAALRAGMLPLKDTVLQVSGRASFELVQKAAMAGIGVLTAVSAPSSLAVDLAEETGLTLAAFSRSSSVNIYTHAHRVNRA, from the coding sequence ATGGGCCGTAAGATCGTTCGCCGTCGCATTATCCGGGCAACCCGCGAGGGTGGCTGGCGGGTGCGCGAAGAAAAACTGGCCGGCGAGGAGCCGCTGGAAATCCGTTTCGGGCACACTTCCTACACCACCTCCATGCGCACCCCGGGCGACGACTTTGATATGGTCGCAGGTTTTTTGGTCGGCGAAGGGGTGATCCGTGCCTCCGAAGAACTGCTCTCGCTACGCTACTGCGCCGGCACCGACGAAGAAGGCAACCAGACCTTCAACGTGATCGAGGTGCAGCTCGGGCCCGGGGCCACACCCCCGGATCTGGCCAAGTCCCGCAATGTGGTGACCAGTTCGGCCTGTGGAATCTGTGGCACCAATTCGATCGACGAGGTGCGCAAAAAGGCCGGGTTCGCCCTGGATGCGCAGACCGGGATGATCGAGCTGGCGACCCTACTGGATCTGCCCGATACCCTACGCGAATCCCAGAAGCTGTTCTCTGCCACCGGGGGAGTGCATGCGGCGGGGCTGTTTTCCACCAGCGGTGAATTGTTGATCCTGCGCGAGGATGTGGGGCGGCATAATGCGGTAGATAAGGTGATCGGCGCGGCGCTACGTGCCGGGATGCTGCCGCTGAAGGATACGGTGTTACAGGTCTCGGGTCGGGCGTCCTTCGAACTGGTTCAAAAGGCTGCCATGGCCGGGATCGGAGTATTAACTGCGGTCAGCGCCCCCTCGTCCTTGGCTGTGGATTTGGCTGAAGAAACCGGGTTGACCTTGGCAGCCTTCTCCAGAAGTTCTAGCGTGAACATATATACACATGCGCATCGGGTCAACAGGGCGTAG